A genomic segment from Lignipirellula cremea encodes:
- a CDS encoding ISAzo13 family transposase gives MVAAVEEIVEQHTAGSPMNPDIRWTNRSPSDICEALVARGFYVWPQTVRRILQEDLDLGLRQACKIETTCHYPDRNAQFEYIAELRERFHDCGRPVLSIDTKKKEKLGDFYRPGAAWTDGFVTAPDHDFPSQATGKLTPYGVYDVGANQGFMLLSTGADTAELACEAVRQWWCRVGQYNYRPRPREILLLCDCGGSNSYRQYLFKQELKHLAMRLKMTIRVAHYPPGCSKYNPIEHRMFCHVSRSLRGVILDRLETAAHYIGQTRTLTGLKVLAEKARQIYVKAQKATTEFLERMPIFFDKNRPELNYWATPCEY, from the coding sequence TTGGTCGCCGCCGTGGAAGAGATCGTCGAGCAGCACACGGCCGGCTCGCCGATGAACCCCGACATCCGCTGGACCAATCGCTCGCCCAGCGACATTTGCGAAGCGCTCGTCGCTCGCGGCTTTTACGTGTGGCCCCAAACGGTCCGCCGCATCCTGCAGGAAGACCTCGACCTGGGCTTGCGACAGGCGTGCAAAATCGAGACCACCTGTCACTATCCGGATCGCAACGCGCAGTTTGAATACATCGCCGAGCTGCGTGAACGGTTTCATGACTGTGGGCGGCCGGTGCTCAGCATCGACACGAAAAAGAAGGAAAAACTCGGTGATTTCTATCGCCCTGGCGCCGCCTGGACCGATGGGTTTGTCACGGCGCCCGATCACGATTTTCCGTCGCAAGCGACCGGCAAGCTGACGCCTTACGGCGTGTACGACGTCGGCGCCAACCAAGGTTTTATGTTGCTCTCGACCGGCGCCGATACGGCCGAACTGGCGTGCGAAGCGGTGCGGCAATGGTGGTGTCGAGTCGGACAATATAACTACCGTCCGCGTCCGCGAGAGATCTTGTTGCTCTGCGACTGCGGCGGCAGCAACAGCTATCGGCAATACCTTTTCAAGCAAGAACTAAAACATTTGGCGATGCGTTTGAAGATGACGATTCGCGTGGCGCATTACCCGCCCGGCTGTTCGAAATACAATCCGATTGAGCATCGCATGTTCTGCCACGTATCGCGTTCCCTGCGAGGCGTGATCCTCGATCGTCTAGAAACGGCTGCTCACTACATCGGCCAAACCCGCACCCTGACCGGCCTCAAGGTGCTGGCGGAGAAGGCGCGTCAAATCTACGTCAAAGCCCAAAAGGCGACCACGGAATTCTTAGAACGCATGCCCATCTTCTTCGACAAAAACCGCCCCGAACTCAACTACTGGGCCACGCCCTGCGAATACTGA